One segment of Trachemys scripta elegans isolate TJP31775 chromosome 1, CAS_Tse_1.0, whole genome shotgun sequence DNA contains the following:
- the AICDA gene encoding single-stranded DNA cytosine deaminase — MFPCSLLMKQKKFLYNFKNLRWARGRHETYLCYVVKRRDSATSCSLDFGYLRNKSGCHVEMLFLRYISAWDLDPGRCYRVTWFTSWSPCYDCARHVADFLRAYPNLTLRIFAARLYFCEDRNAEPEGLRRLHRAGVQIAIMTFKDYFYCWNTFVENRERTFKAWEGLHENSVRLSRRLRRILLPLDEVDDLRDAFKILGL, encoded by the exons ATgttcccctgcagcctcctgaTGAAGCAGAAGAAATTCCTCTACAATTTCAAGAACCTACGCTGGGCCCGGGGCCGCCATGAGACCTACCTCTGCTATGTGGTGAAACGTCGGGATAGCGCCACCTCCTGCTCCTTGGACTTCGGATACCTGCGCAACAAA TCGGGTTGCCACGTGGAGATGCTCTTCCTGCGTTACATCTCTGCCTGGGACCTGGACCCTGGACGCTGCTACCGAGTCACCTGGTTCACCTCATGGAGCCCCTGCTATGACTGTGCCCGGCATGTGGCTGACTTCCTGCGTGCCTACCCCAACCTGACACTGCGCATCTTTGCCGCCCGGCTGTACTTCTGTGAGGACCGCAATGCTGAGCCTGAGGGGCTGAGACGTCTGCACCGGGCTGGGGTCCAGATCGCCATCATGACCTTCAAAG ATTACTTCTACTGCTGGAACACCTTCGTGGAGAACCGGGAGAGGACCTTTAAAGCCTGGGAGGGGCTGCATGAAAACTCTGTCCGTCTGTCCAGGAGACTCCGGCGGATCCTCTTG CCACTGGATGAAGTGGACGATTTACGCGATGCCTTCAAAATCCTGGGACTTTGA